CAAGTGCAAATGCATCGTAGGGAAGCGAAACGATCTCCTTTGAGATCACATGATTAACATCACGCACGAACCGTCTCTCTCTTCCGCCTATTTTCTTCAATTTCCTACGAGCGGAACGAGTGCCTGCGTGCTGCAATCTTCTCTTTAAATACTGATATCTACCCTTCACCTCCCTCAGATGCCTGCTGTTGAAAAACGTGTTATTTGACAGCACAGCAATATTCTTTATGCCTCTGTCTATTCCCAATACCTTCACATTTTCTTTCTTAATCACCTCTTTATCTGGAATTTTTACCTGAACCATTATGAATATTTTCTTCCTCCTCTCATCTATTACAACTTGTGCGTTTGTGTATTCACCCCTGTATTTATCGATCAGGGGCGAATGAGCCACTGGATATACCAGCCTGCCCTGTACTGTTGTCAATGAAATTGTATGTGAATCGGGATAGAACTTGAATGTTCTGTTATCATACCTTATTGCGAGTGATTTTCTCTTTATTTTCTTCTCAATTTCTGTTGCTTTCAATGCTTCAGATGCCGTATCCCTTGCCGTCTGAACAAGTGCAGATGGAAGAGTGGGTATCCTTCCCCTCACCTCTCTGTATGTGCCTCTATTGAGTTTGTTCTTGTTGAACGTCTTAT
Above is a window of Thermoplasma sp. Kam2015 DNA encoding:
- a CDS encoding RNA-guided endonuclease TnpB family protein — encoded protein: MFRTIKLKLPYDRPLIETAKQFRNACQIVLDYGFENKTFNKNKLNRGTYREVRGRIPTLPSALVQTARDTASEALKATEIEKKIKRKSLAIRYDNRTFKFYPDSHTISLTTVQGRLVYPVAHSPLIDKYRGEYTNAQVVIDERRKKIFIMVQVKIPDKEVIKKENVKVLGIDRGIKNIAVLSNNTFFNSRHLREVKGRYQYLKRRLQHAGTRSARRKLKKIGGRERRFVRDVNHVISKEIVSLPYDAFALEALNPAGMKHNGHGREFRRMLGSWSPAELQKFIGYKAEDAGKMVVYVNPKYTSQKCSKCGYVNKNNRHGSVFKCLNCGFELHADLNASRNIEVPGTSEYFR